One genomic window of Leptospira paudalimensis includes the following:
- a CDS encoding peptidoglycan DD-metalloendopeptidase family protein codes for MKNRNVILYTSLFVLCNISLWSQSQLEDRDQQRQSGLIKTNQKKQEEILQKYNDFVSKVQSRFPGLKISSSPIDLKLAEGISDHNNAPGAADKKSKSISAIASDHFYLQLEPNGQPNARSQIKVKKGDPLEVVLVLKQDVTEKKEGSHWVLVRTKAKQEGYTTQDLLQPTKPALKSRNTEGLTLDVSSIPSRITTEPASPSYTDSKKGKELWVNASSLNMRGEPDVNGYVIARLPKGIKVTVQSSTSNEETIDGITSSWHQVSSAYGNGWVFGGYLSNSEVVSYEVQPGEISFPQENPDDLKVGDKRFVRSTNLRMRDEPNEYGSVVTSIPGDEKLKILDTKKDIETIGGVRSKWIYVNWNDEWEGWVFGGFVSKERGPLVDTDDISKYFQIPVDNDRYVSSSFGTRVDPVTGKIGAFHSGIDLPAPVGTPIKAVSDGKVWRTITTSGGYGMLTIISHKNNIYTYYAHQSDRQVKEGDTVRSGDIIGLVGNTGKSTGPHLHFEVRKGPDQQALDPGAYLPK; via the coding sequence ATGAAAAATCGAAACGTAATTTTATACACATCCTTATTTGTATTATGTAACATTTCCCTTTGGTCCCAATCACAATTAGAAGACCGTGATCAACAAAGACAGTCTGGTCTTATCAAAACCAATCAAAAAAAACAAGAGGAAATTCTGCAAAAGTATAACGACTTTGTTTCGAAAGTACAAAGCAGATTCCCTGGACTTAAAATTTCCTCTTCTCCCATTGATTTAAAATTAGCAGAAGGGATTTCAGACCATAACAATGCACCAGGAGCCGCTGATAAAAAATCCAAATCCATCAGTGCGATTGCATCTGATCATTTTTATTTACAACTCGAACCAAATGGACAACCTAATGCACGTTCGCAAATTAAGGTAAAAAAAGGAGATCCCTTAGAAGTAGTTTTAGTTTTAAAACAAGACGTAACAGAAAAAAAAGAAGGTTCTCATTGGGTATTGGTTCGAACAAAAGCAAAACAAGAAGGATATACTACCCAAGACTTATTACAACCAACAAAACCAGCCTTAAAATCTAGAAATACAGAAGGTCTCACTTTAGATGTATCTTCAATACCTTCTAGAATCACTACAGAACCAGCTAGCCCCAGTTATACGGACTCTAAAAAAGGTAAAGAACTGTGGGTAAACGCTAGTTCCTTAAACATGAGAGGAGAACCCGATGTGAACGGTTATGTAATCGCAAGGTTACCGAAAGGAATCAAAGTGACCGTTCAGAGTTCCACATCCAATGAAGAAACTATCGACGGAATCACTTCCAGCTGGCACCAAGTTTCTTCTGCTTATGGCAATGGTTGGGTCTTCGGTGGATACTTAAGTAACTCAGAAGTTGTCTCATATGAAGTTCAACCAGGAGAAATTTCATTTCCACAAGAAAATCCAGATGATTTAAAAGTTGGAGATAAACGTTTTGTTAGATCTACAAATTTACGAATGAGAGATGAACCTAACGAATACGGTTCTGTCGTTACTTCAATCCCTGGTGATGAAAAACTTAAAATTTTAGATACAAAAAAGGATATCGAAACCATTGGTGGAGTTCGATCAAAATGGATCTACGTCAACTGGAATGATGAGTGGGAAGGTTGGGTATTTGGAGGATTTGTTTCCAAGGAACGTGGTCCTCTCGTTGATACTGATGATATCTCAAAATACTTTCAGATTCCTGTAGATAACGACCGCTATGTGTCATCTAGTTTCGGAACACGCGTAGATCCTGTAACTGGCAAAATTGGCGCCTTCCATTCAGGTATTGATTTACCCGCTCCAGTAGGTACACCAATCAAAGCTGTGAGTGATGGGAAGGTATGGCGAACAATTACAACTAGCGGTGGTTATGGGATGTTAACGATCATTAGCCATAAGAATAACATCTACACCTATTATGCACATCAGAGTGACAGGCAGGTAAAAGAAGGTGACACAGTCCGCTCAGGCGATATCATTGGCTTAGTAGGAAACACTGGAAAATCAACAGGTCCTCATCTCCATTTTGAAGTTAGGAAAGGCCCAGACCAACAAGCATTGGATCCAGGAGCATATTTACCCAAATGA
- a CDS encoding ankyrin repeat domain-containing protein, with the protein MKSKLNLIFFILILSFQPYLFAEEPMPTSPEVSPSFDMVQILLKGNQKEFENAVTNGGDINASDDSGKSLLILAVEKNRTKQFEFLLNQGADLNKRDLSGKTLLHYVVTSKFTNQIKTLVEKGADLNAYDADGNTALHVAILKSNLAVQKLLVESKADVNLRNNPRKSPIYLAFEKNKIDSINFLLQNGADINLPDLTGRTPIFVAIEQRNIKLLTLALDANANPNAEDTKSIRPIVFAIEKGFTAGVESLLNRGADVQTKTPEGESLLFYSVEKRNLAVTNLLIKKGLNVDSKNTNGKTLFEIALTKNDSNLLKLVLDAGANPNQTLSTNKNPLEEAIESSKWAIAELLIEKNAEIQTPNLSGYLPIHLASRKPGIKIVDLLLKKGVPVDIINAKTNETALSLALDNKQLNIAKLLLSKKANPNHQLKDGVGLIFSTIERKDAEAFKLLVSNGANLLILNDEDENLITTVCKLEVDKKEQKFVDETLKLLISKGVNPNAKNKRGLSALHIALNRNRIETMSTLLTMGADPNLTDNNGLSILNKAIQKFLNAKDSNQIELFKKLVLFLVERRANLNQQDKLGKTILSELAIQFDPGKSDPILELAKVIVLNGGDPKLKDKNGKSALDYADEKKIPELLEIYRGL; encoded by the coding sequence ATGAAATCTAAATTAAATCTTATTTTCTTCATTCTGATTCTATCGTTTCAACCTTATCTGTTTGCGGAAGAACCGATGCCGACTTCACCAGAAGTTTCACCTAGTTTTGATATGGTGCAAATTCTATTAAAGGGAAATCAAAAGGAATTTGAAAACGCAGTGACAAATGGTGGAGACATCAATGCTTCAGACGATTCTGGGAAATCACTCCTCATTTTAGCAGTTGAAAAAAATCGAACAAAACAATTTGAGTTTTTATTAAACCAGGGTGCTGATTTAAACAAACGTGATCTTTCTGGAAAAACATTATTACATTATGTTGTTACATCCAAATTCACAAACCAAATCAAAACATTGGTTGAAAAAGGTGCAGATTTAAATGCGTATGATGCTGATGGAAATACCGCACTTCATGTTGCTATCTTAAAATCAAACTTGGCTGTTCAGAAGTTACTTGTGGAAAGTAAAGCAGATGTGAATCTCAGAAACAATCCACGAAAATCACCCATTTATTTGGCATTTGAAAAAAACAAAATAGATTCTATCAACTTTCTTTTACAAAATGGTGCTGATATCAATTTACCTGATTTAACAGGTCGTACTCCTATCTTTGTAGCAATTGAACAAAGAAACATAAAACTACTTACTCTTGCCTTAGATGCAAATGCCAATCCAAATGCGGAAGATACAAAGTCCATTCGGCCCATCGTATTTGCGATTGAAAAAGGATTCACGGCGGGAGTAGAATCCTTATTAAACCGAGGAGCAGATGTCCAAACCAAAACACCTGAAGGTGAGTCTTTATTATTTTATTCAGTTGAAAAAAGAAACCTAGCTGTTACAAATTTATTAATCAAAAAAGGACTGAATGTTGATTCCAAAAACACTAATGGAAAAACACTGTTTGAAATCGCTTTAACTAAAAACGATTCAAATTTATTGAAACTAGTGTTAGATGCAGGTGCAAATCCAAACCAAACACTTTCAACGAATAAAAACCCACTGGAAGAAGCCATTGAAAGTTCCAAATGGGCGATTGCAGAGTTATTGATTGAAAAAAATGCAGAGATACAAACACCCAATCTTTCAGGTTACTTACCCATCCATTTAGCTTCTAGAAAACCTGGAATCAAAATCGTTGACCTCCTCTTGAAAAAAGGAGTTCCAGTTGATATCATAAATGCAAAAACAAATGAAACTGCATTGTCACTTGCTTTAGATAACAAACAATTAAATATCGCTAAACTCCTCTTATCAAAGAAAGCAAATCCAAACCATCAACTGAAAGATGGAGTGGGTTTAATCTTTTCTACTATCGAAAGAAAAGATGCTGAAGCGTTTAAACTACTGGTATCCAATGGTGCAAATTTATTAATACTAAACGATGAAGATGAAAATCTAATCACTACTGTTTGTAAATTAGAGGTTGATAAAAAAGAACAAAAGTTTGTTGATGAAACTCTTAAGTTATTGATTAGCAAAGGAGTGAACCCAAATGCAAAAAACAAACGAGGGTTAAGTGCTCTTCATATTGCTCTCAATCGAAATCGAATCGAAACGATGTCAACACTGTTGACCATGGGAGCTGACCCAAACCTAACAGACAATAATGGACTTTCGATACTAAACAAAGCAATTCAAAAGTTTTTAAATGCAAAAGATTCCAATCAAATTGAATTATTTAAAAAGTTAGTACTATTCCTAGTCGAAAGACGTGCGAACCTCAACCAACAAGATAAATTAGGGAAAACTATACTTTCCGAACTAGCAATTCAATTTGATCCTGGTAAAAGTGATCCTATTTTGGAATTGGCAAAAGTCATTGTTCTAAATGGCGGAGATCCAAAGCTAAAAGATAAAAATGGCAAGTCTGCATTGGATTATGCTGATGAGAAAAAAATTCCAGAACTCTTAGAAATTTATCGCGGTCTTTAA
- a CDS encoding Crp/Fnr family transcriptional regulator → MSIPKKDNRINIFDFVNTVPTKTFKRGEIIVREGDPSNEKMYFILSGTLSVGMGAPDQGNFHEVRKLSTGEFFGEIALISAHPRAMTVFIESDRAQLGILDKQNLIRIANSNPMFVYALLQTYVERLIEAEQKLKDLTEASDGT, encoded by the coding sequence ATGTCCATTCCTAAAAAAGATAATCGTATCAACATATTCGACTTCGTTAATACAGTCCCAACAAAGACATTCAAACGAGGTGAGATCATCGTGAGAGAAGGTGATCCATCAAATGAGAAAATGTATTTTATATTAAGTGGTACTTTGTCTGTAGGAATGGGTGCTCCTGACCAAGGAAATTTTCATGAAGTGAGAAAACTTTCCACAGGAGAGTTTTTTGGAGAGATTGCACTTATCTCTGCACATCCCAGAGCAATGACGGTATTCATCGAATCCGATAGAGCACAGTTAGGAATTCTCGATAAACAAAATCTAATTCGAATTGCAAATTCAAATCCAATGTTTGTCTATGCACTATTACAAACTTATGTAGAAAGGCTAATCGAAGCTGAACAAAAGTTAAAAGATCTAACAGAGGCGAGTGATGGGACTTAA
- a CDS encoding Crp/Fnr family transcriptional regulator yields MGLKESLAKLSMINIKRGEVLFKEGVPSNGAMFFLFEGQLDIYKQIEGKHTKLRSILPGEFFGEMAIINNSPRAASIVVVSESAKLGIINRTTFVQMSQESPEFLFLLLKKVIERLYETDGKIRAIKRKQDEDSMISKVVPSVSNTGSDSNDENQGGVPLETFTDDAQSIGE; encoded by the coding sequence ATGGGACTTAAAGAATCTCTAGCCAAACTTAGTATGATCAATATCAAAAGAGGAGAAGTCCTTTTTAAGGAAGGAGTTCCTTCGAATGGTGCTATGTTCTTTTTGTTTGAAGGCCAGTTAGATATTTACAAACAAATTGAAGGCAAACATACCAAACTAAGAAGTATATTACCTGGCGAATTTTTCGGCGAAATGGCTATCATCAACAATAGTCCAAGGGCAGCATCAATTGTTGTTGTATCTGAATCGGCGAAACTTGGCATTATCAATCGAACTACTTTTGTGCAAATGAGTCAGGAAAGTCCTGAATTTTTATTTTTATTACTGAAAAAAGTAATCGAAAGATTATATGAAACAGATGGAAAAATTAGAGCGATCAAAAGAAAACAAGATGAAGACTCAATGATTTCCAAAGTTGTACCATCTGTCTCCAATACTGGTTCCGATTCGAATGACGAGAATCAAGGCGGAGTACCTTTAGAAACATTCACAGATGATGCACAATCAATTGGTGAATGA
- a CDS encoding SDR family oxidoreductase, with the protein MKKVAVVTGASRGIGLAIAKVLLGMDFIVYGICRHPEKCQERNENFHLLKGDLSDPNSIPKILNLIPDKERISLLIHSAGIAYFAPVEELSPEKIVEMVQVHLTSSMILTSVLTRTLKKNEGRIIFIGSISGNEISPWGNVYGSLKAGIHQYARLLFDELRKYSVKVHLVIPDITKTDFYNHLNIEPDQDPKSYLLPDQIANVIKNLILDLSGIIVPEIVVRPEVFKIKRKKFN; encoded by the coding sequence ATGAAAAAGGTAGCTGTAGTAACAGGAGCATCACGAGGCATTGGTCTTGCGATTGCAAAAGTTTTACTCGGAATGGACTTTATAGTATATGGAATTTGTAGGCATCCTGAAAAGTGCCAAGAGCGAAACGAGAATTTTCATTTGCTGAAAGGTGATTTAAGTGATCCAAATTCGATCCCAAAGATCCTAAACTTGATTCCTGACAAGGAACGGATTTCATTGTTAATCCATAGTGCGGGGATTGCATACTTTGCACCAGTGGAAGAATTATCTCCTGAAAAAATAGTAGAAATGGTGCAAGTTCACCTGACTTCCTCTATGATTTTGACAAGTGTTCTCACTCGTACATTGAAAAAAAATGAGGGTAGAATTATCTTCATTGGATCAATTTCAGGAAATGAAATATCGCCATGGGGAAATGTTTATGGTTCTCTAAAAGCTGGAATCCATCAATATGCTCGGCTATTATTTGATGAACTTCGCAAATATTCAGTGAAGGTACATTTGGTAATACCTGATATTACAAAAACAGATTTTTATAATCATTTGAATATAGAACCAGATCAAGACCCAAAGTCATATTTGTTACCTGACCAAATTGCTAATGTGATTAAAAATTTAATCTTGGATCTATCTGGGATTATTGTTCCTGAAATTGTTGTTAGGCCAGAAGTATTTAAAATTAAAAGAAAAAAATTCAATTAA
- a CDS encoding alpha/beta hydrolase family esterase, whose amino-acid sequence MKLYKLGIFCLITLFSCMGYFYKLKPNEKNDYFQLNGVKRTYTVHYPKNWNGLPIPMLVALHGRFGTGITMMKQTKLNEVADSKGFIVVFPDGYKRSWADGRGNTPADENSINDVVFIESIVKRMVAEGSVDERYVYLVGHSNGGFMAQRLAIEKSELWRGVMSVAAQISVALLKSKQKYNTVPVSVAIMAGTEDPLVPFSGGYVKDGKEILSVLDSILRWKEWNRCEDSVNKSTKDFVEDGNNIQIQFERFHKCANNKIVELIQLNGLGHSWPGETTMLPFINQGKTTKVIDASLLVWEFMESLK is encoded by the coding sequence ATGAAACTTTATAAGTTAGGGATTTTTTGTCTTATTACATTATTTTCTTGTATGGGTTACTTTTATAAATTAAAACCCAATGAAAAAAATGATTACTTTCAATTGAATGGAGTGAAAAGAACATACACAGTACATTACCCCAAAAATTGGAATGGTTTGCCCATACCGATGTTAGTTGCACTCCATGGTAGGTTCGGAACTGGGATTACAATGATGAAACAAACTAAGTTAAACGAAGTTGCAGATTCAAAAGGATTTATTGTAGTTTTTCCTGATGGATACAAAAGAAGTTGGGCAGATGGAAGAGGTAACACTCCTGCTGATGAGAATTCGATCAACGATGTTGTATTTATAGAGTCGATTGTAAAACGTATGGTTGCAGAGGGTTCGGTTGACGAACGTTATGTGTATTTAGTTGGTCATTCCAATGGTGGTTTTATGGCCCAAAGATTAGCGATTGAAAAATCGGAACTGTGGAGAGGGGTCATGAGTGTTGCAGCTCAAATTTCCGTGGCTCTATTAAAATCAAAACAGAAATATAATACGGTGCCAGTTTCTGTAGCCATTATGGCTGGCACCGAAGATCCATTAGTTCCATTTAGTGGTGGTTATGTAAAAGATGGTAAAGAAATTCTTTCCGTTTTGGATAGCATCTTAAGATGGAAGGAATGGAATCGTTGCGAAGATAGTGTGAACAAATCGACTAAGGATTTTGTGGAAGATGGAAACAATATTCAGATTCAATTTGAAAGATTTCACAAATGTGCAAATAACAAGATTGTTGAATTGATTCAATTGAATGGTCTTGGGCATAGTTGGCCAGGAGAGACAACAATGCTTCCATTTATCAACCAGGGAAAAACAACTAAGGTAATTGATGCTTCCTTATTAGTATGGGAATTCATGGAAAGTTTAAAATGA
- a CDS encoding DNA alkylation repair protein gives MEPLKEIYSTHWIQNLSFVVSQIDPKIRASDFQKKLMESPWKKYELKERINRIAETFLFFWNDPLVKIEPKLMELIKLLRKQGVGDFNFPYIFLNDIVVKSGIDDFESSMRILEKTTVFSSAEFAIRFYYINHFEKTVKQMEKWSSHREPFVRRLASEGSRPILPWGLGIPAIKKQPEIHLNILENLWNDENEIVRRSVSNHLNDISKIQPDFVIDFCKNKFGVSESLDKNLKHALRGLLKKADNRALSYFQYDTKWIPGDFKLSLKKNKIKIGDLLEFHISFFNPSTKNIKIRIEYKIGFLLANGKLGQKVFQLGEKVLKSKEKIEIFKKHSFKPITTRVYYPGKHSVTIVINGNECKTSQFELLNGQ, from the coding sequence ATGGAACCATTAAAAGAAATTTATTCAACTCATTGGATTCAAAATTTAAGTTTTGTCGTTTCACAAATTGATCCTAAAATTAGGGCTTCTGATTTCCAAAAAAAACTCATGGAGTCTCCATGGAAAAAATATGAGTTAAAAGAGAGAATCAATCGTATTGCGGAAACGTTTCTATTTTTTTGGAATGATCCTTTGGTAAAAATTGAGCCTAAACTTATGGAATTAATCAAATTGTTGAGAAAACAAGGTGTTGGTGATTTTAATTTTCCCTATATTTTCCTGAATGATATCGTAGTTAAATCTGGAATTGATGATTTTGAATCTTCCATGAGAATATTAGAAAAAACGACTGTATTTTCAAGTGCAGAGTTTGCCATTCGATTTTATTACATTAATCATTTTGAAAAAACAGTAAAACAAATGGAAAAATGGTCAAGCCACAGAGAACCATTTGTTAGAAGATTGGCAAGTGAAGGGAGTCGGCCTATTTTACCCTGGGGCCTTGGAATTCCAGCAATCAAAAAACAGCCAGAAATTCATTTGAATATTCTAGAAAACTTATGGAATGATGAAAATGAAATTGTCCGAAGAAGTGTATCCAATCATCTGAATGATATTTCAAAAATTCAGCCTGATTTCGTAATTGATTTTTGTAAGAATAAGTTTGGTGTTTCAGAAAGTTTAGATAAGAATTTAAAACATGCATTACGCGGATTACTCAAAAAAGCGGATAACCGAGCATTATCATATTTTCAATATGATACAAAGTGGATACCTGGGGATTTTAAATTATCTTTAAAAAAAAATAAAATCAAAATTGGAGATTTGTTAGAGTTTCATATAAGTTTTTTCAATCCCTCCACAAAGAACATTAAAATTAGAATAGAATATAAAATTGGATTTTTGTTAGCAAATGGGAAACTTGGGCAAAAAGTTTTCCAGTTAGGCGAAAAAGTATTAAAATCAAAAGAAAAAATTGAAATTTTTAAAAAACATTCTTTTAAACCTATCACAACCAGAGTGTATTATCCAGGAAAACATAGTGTTACAATTGTTATCAATGGAAATGAATGTAAAACTTCTCAATTTGAATTGTTAAATGGCCAGTAA
- a CDS encoding ABC transporter substrate-binding protein, whose protein sequence is MNYVLFILFYILPFQTLFALDKVTLHLKWFHQFQFAGYYAAYEKGFYKDVGLDVELLESTVGIRGIHEKVVRTTGQYGVGSNELLLHRHMGKPVVVLGVIFQHSPSVLFFKKSSNVQSIHDLVGKRVMLTPWMEEIVAYLKKEGINPSDLQLLEHRFNPRDLIEGRVDAYSGYATTQAFDFKKAGFQVITYSPRLAGIDFYGDNFFTSEDEIKKFPNRVKAFREATLRGWQYAMSHQEEIAELIYNKYSKKNPKERLLFEAQQMTPLIQPVLVEMGYMNPGRWKHINDIYNELGMLPRNISLKGFLYDPNPPTNYVWLYYTFFVVLVGVGVIWLIQWRRLNKQYSENLKNQVKQRTEELRQSNESLQILNQSLVNTLKELTEAQDRLLASEKLAVLGQLAAGMAHELNTPLGAIVSSNLSLYDFLKNKLQTVISTIINFNEDDTKRYQMVLNESLENQAYLEGKSERSLRKELHSKFSHLEKMELYGDHMQLVIETGLFRKLDQIEYILESERSLDILRSVASINSAYRCNQIISVASEKATHVIRALKNYLVSEKETTSNESVIDLESEIETILSLYHYNLSKITVIKSYGAEIKCKGNRDKLNQVWINLINNALHAMSFNGTLEIKINSEQNWIKVSIIDSGVGVPANIKDKIFDPFFTTKPNGEGMGLGLDICKKMIIQMGGKIELEPSKQGACFSVWLPKVNS, encoded by the coding sequence ATGAACTATGTCTTATTCATTTTATTTTATATCCTACCTTTCCAAACACTATTTGCCTTAGATAAAGTTACTCTCCATCTCAAATGGTTCCATCAGTTTCAATTTGCTGGTTATTATGCTGCTTACGAAAAAGGTTTTTATAAAGATGTTGGTTTAGATGTAGAACTTTTAGAAAGTACAGTTGGGATAAGAGGTATTCATGAAAAAGTTGTACGAACAACAGGCCAATATGGTGTAGGTAGTAATGAGTTACTTTTACACAGACATATGGGGAAACCCGTTGTTGTATTAGGAGTAATTTTCCAACATTCTCCATCTGTTTTATTTTTTAAAAAATCTTCAAATGTTCAGAGTATTCATGATTTAGTTGGTAAACGAGTCATGTTAACTCCTTGGATGGAAGAAATAGTTGCCTACCTGAAGAAAGAAGGAATCAATCCATCAGATCTTCAATTATTGGAACATCGTTTTAATCCGAGAGATTTAATTGAAGGTCGAGTTGATGCTTATTCAGGTTATGCAACGACACAGGCTTTTGATTTTAAAAAAGCTGGATTCCAAGTTATAACTTACTCTCCAAGATTGGCGGGGATTGATTTTTATGGAGATAATTTTTTTACAAGCGAAGACGAAATAAAAAAATTTCCAAATCGAGTGAAAGCGTTTCGCGAGGCAACACTTCGGGGTTGGCAATATGCGATGAGTCACCAAGAGGAAATAGCTGAACTCATTTACAATAAATATTCTAAAAAAAATCCGAAAGAACGCCTCTTATTTGAAGCTCAACAAATGACACCGTTAATACAACCTGTACTTGTTGAAATGGGTTATATGAATCCAGGCAGATGGAAACATATCAATGATATCTATAACGAACTTGGAATGTTGCCCAGAAACATTAGTTTGAAAGGATTTTTGTATGATCCGAATCCTCCTACGAATTACGTTTGGCTATATTATACTTTTTTTGTAGTTTTAGTAGGAGTCGGAGTTATTTGGCTAATTCAATGGAGAAGGTTGAATAAACAATATTCAGAGAATTTAAAAAATCAGGTTAAACAAAGAACAGAAGAATTAAGACAATCGAATGAAAGTTTACAAATCTTAAATCAAAGTTTGGTAAATACTTTAAAGGAACTTACCGAAGCACAAGACCGACTACTTGCATCTGAAAAATTGGCTGTTTTGGGACAGTTGGCAGCAGGGATGGCACATGAGTTAAATACTCCTTTGGGAGCTATTGTTTCATCTAACTTGTCACTTTATGATTTTCTAAAGAATAAATTACAAACAGTAATCTCGACGATAATCAATTTTAATGAAGACGATACCAAACGTTACCAAATGGTCCTAAATGAAAGTTTAGAAAATCAAGCATATTTGGAAGGTAAATCGGAACGCTCGTTAAGGAAGGAGTTACATTCAAAGTTTTCTCATCTAGAGAAAATGGAGTTATATGGCGATCATATGCAACTAGTAATTGAAACGGGTTTGTTTCGGAAATTGGATCAAATTGAATATATTCTCGAAAGTGAACGATCACTTGATATACTTCGTTCAGTGGCAAGTATCAATTCAGCATATCGATGTAATCAAATTATTTCAGTGGCTTCCGAAAAGGCAACCCACGTTATCCGTGCTTTAAAAAATTACCTAGTATCCGAAAAAGAAACAACTAGCAATGAGTCGGTGATAGATCTAGAATCTGAGATTGAAACAATATTGTCACTTTATCATTATAACTTAAGCAAGATAACGGTTATTAAAAGTTATGGAGCTGAAATCAAATGCAAAGGAAATCGTGATAAACTAAATCAAGTATGGATTAATCTAATCAATAACGCTTTACATGCTATGTCTTTCAATGGAACATTAGAAATTAAAATAAATTCCGAACAAAATTGGATCAAAGTGTCTATTATAGATTCAGGTGTTGGAGTTCCGGCGAATATTAAAGATAAAATTTTTGATCCATTTTTTACGACAAAACCTAATGGAGAAGGAATGGGACTAGGATTGGACATTTGTAAAAAAATGATCATACAAATGGGTGGGAAAATTGAACTGGAACCAAGCAAGCAAGGTGCATGTTTTTCTGTATGGTTACCAAAAGTGAATTCTTAA
- a CDS encoding PadR family transcriptional regulator translates to MKRESKTQYALLGILSQCEMNGYEIRKYIESTISFFWSESFGQIYPTLSKLEKDGFIKEWEKTDSNGRKKKVFKVTRPGLEEFRKWMDQSPIQTNKRNELLFKVFFGRHMNPKLLMEQLEGEIRKQKEDLKSLKVFQKELKSEWEKHPDHEYWNLTLEYAEKQTLLNLDWIQKVKGKIQEKV, encoded by the coding sequence ATGAAAAGAGAAAGTAAAACACAATATGCACTTTTAGGTATTTTATCTCAATGTGAAATGAATGGGTATGAGATTCGAAAGTATATCGAATCTACGATTAGTTTCTTTTGGAGTGAAAGTTTCGGACAAATTTATCCTACATTATCTAAATTAGAAAAAGATGGTTTCATTAAAGAATGGGAAAAAACTGATTCCAATGGAAGGAAAAAAAAGGTATTTAAGGTCACACGTCCGGGATTAGAAGAATTTCGAAAGTGGATGGATCAATCTCCTATTCAAACAAACAAACGAAATGAATTGTTATTTAAAGTATTCTTTGGAAGGCATATGAATCCCAAGTTACTGATGGAACAACTAGAAGGTGAAATCAGAAAACAAAAGGAAGATTTAAAATCATTAAAAGTATTTCAAAAAGAATTAAAATCAGAATGGGAAAAACACCCAGATCATGAGTACTGGAATTTAACATTGGAATATGCAGAGAAACAGACATTATTAAACTTAGATTGGATACAAAAGGTAAAGGGAAAAATCCAAGAAAAAGTTTAA